In Triticum aestivum cultivar Chinese Spring chromosome 5B, IWGSC CS RefSeq v2.1, whole genome shotgun sequence, the following proteins share a genomic window:
- the LOC123115525 gene encoding probable 3-beta-hydroxysteroid-Delta(8),Delta(7)-isomerase: MAIGGHPYWPSDLELPGFVPQQLSPLQLVVPLIGTSLLLIAVIWLVSGHVFNTGRSGRLSKADRLLMCWWAITGLTHLIIEASLLFTPNYLTKENPNFFDEIWKEYSKADSRYAIGDTTTTAIEVIAVFLQGPLSLLAVYAIASRKSYSYILQFIVSMGHIYAMLVYYITAYLDGMNFCLSPFYFWTYFVGANSPWVVIPMLIAIRSWKLISQAFQSRKVNHD, translated from the exons ATGGCGATAGGCGGCCACCCTTACTGGCCAAGTGACCTGGAGCTCCCTGGCTTCGTGCCGCAGCAGCTTTCACCCCTCCAACTCGTGGTGCCCCTCATAGGCACTTCCCTCTTGCTCATCGCGGTAATCTGGCTTGTCTCCGGCCATGTCTTCAATACTG GAAGATCCGGCAGATTATCCAAGGCCGACCGTTTGCTCATGTGCTGGTGGGCAATCACTGGGTTGACCCACCTAATCATCGAAGCATCTTTGCTCTTCACCCCCAATTACCTTACCAAGGAAAATCCCAATTTTTTTGATGAAATAT GGAAAGAGTACAGCAAAGCTGACTCCAGATATGCCATCGGGGACACCACAACCACCGCGATCGAAGTCATTGCGGTTTTTCTACAAGGCCCTTTATCACTTCTTGCTGT CTATGCTATTGCTTCCAGAAAGTCCTACAGCTACATTCTACAGTTCATTGTATCTATGGGCCACATCTACGCAATGTTGGTTTACTACATTACCGCCTACTTAGACGGCATGAACTTCTGCCTCAGTCCATTCTACTTCTGGACGTATTTTGTTGGTGCAAACTCTCCATGGGTTGTGATTCCAATGCTGATAGCAATAAGGAGCTGGAAGTTGATAAGCCAAGCATTTCAGTCTCGCAAGGTGAATCATGACTAG
- the LOC123115526 gene encoding obtusifoliol 14-alpha demethylase-like yields the protein MDKLAAGTTWLAIAIFVISVIATKISRWKSNAHLSRRPLPPVVNVLALLPSLFNKGFWVTINDLYTRFGTVFTVNLFGPKITMLVGPEVSAHFFQGLESEISFGNFAEVTIPLFGQEVLYAVDTATRNEQVNFVIDVLLPSKMRSLVDPISQEVEAYFAKWGQDGIVDLKHELEQVLMFISCRCLLGYEIQEMMMEEIYSLFHELGKGLNFFSYLFPHMPTPTNQRRDKAHIRLKEIFTKIIRSRRSSNRVEEDVLQRLMDSKYKDGRSTTEAEISGIIMALVFAGKHSSTAASTWTGAFMLSNTKFLIAAMEEQKHIISKYENQIDYNALLEMDTLHRCIKEAMRMHTPSQMLIRKAHKNFKVQAKEGKEYDIPKGHNIVIPTALNNKLAHVYSNPHVYDPDRFGPGREEDKVGGKFSLTTFGGGRHICPAMAYAYFQIKLVWSHLLRNFELRLISPFPEADFSKLGQEPKGKVMISYKRH from the exons ATGGACAAGTTGGCAGCTGGAACCACATGGTTGGCCATAGCTATTTTTGTCATATCTGTTATAGCCACCAAGATTTCAAGATGGAAAAGCAATGCCCATCTGTCCAGAAGACCACTTCCGCCTGTTGTAAATGTCCTTGCTCTGTTACCTTCGCTCTTTAACAAGGGTTTCTGGGTTACAATCAATGATCTGTATACAAGGTTTGGTACTGTATTTACTGTAAATTTGTTTGGACCAAAGATAACCATGTTGGTTGGACCGGAGGTCTCAGCTCATTTCTTCCAAGGTCTGGAGTCAGAGATAAGCTTTGGTAATTTCGCCGAGGTCACCATTCCCCTTTTTGGCCAAGAAGTTCTTTATGCTGTAGATACCGCAACTCGCAACGAGCAAGTAAATTTCGTCATTGATGTATTATTGCCATCAAAGATGCGGAGCCTCGTTGATCCCATATCGCAGGAAGTAGAG GCCTACTTTGCAAAGTGGGGACAAGATGGCATAGTTGATCTTAAACATGAACTTGAGCAGGTGCTCATGTTTATCTCATGTCGGTGCCTACTCGGATATGAGATTCAGGAGATGATGATGGAAGAAATATACTCATTGTTCCATGAACTTGGGAAGGGCTTAAACTTTTTCAGTTACTTGTTCCCACATATGCCAACTCCAACAAACCAACGACGcgacaaggcacacatcaggctgAAGGAAATATTCACCAAAATCATCAGGTCACGTAGAAGCTCCAACCGAGTTGAGGAGGATGTACTACAGAGGTTGATGGATTCCAAGTACAAAGATGGTCGCTCCACAACAGAAGCAGAAATTTCCGGCATAATCATGGCCCTCGTCTTTGCTGGAAAACACTCGAGCACTGCCGCTAGTACATGGACTGGAGCTTTCATGTTGAGCAACACCAAGTTCTTAATAGCTGCCATGGAGGAGCAAAAGCATATCATTAGCAAGTACGAGAACCAAATAGACTACAATGCCTTGTTAGAGATGGATACCCTGCATAGATGCATTAAGGAGGCAATGAGGATGCATACTCCATCGCAAATGTTAATTCGCAAGGCACATAAGAACTTCAAGGTGCAGGCCAAGGAAGGCAAAGAATATGACATACCTAAAGGGCATAACATTGTAATCCCCACGGCACTCAACAATAAGTTGGCACACGTTTATAGTAACCCTCATGTGTATGATCCAGATCGATTTGGTCCTGGAAGAGAGGAGGACAAAGTTGGTGGCAAGTTCTCTTTGACGACATTTGGTGGTGGAAGGCATATTTGCCCTGCCATGGCCTATGCTTACTTTCAAATTAAATTGGTATGGAGCCATCTGCTAAGAAACTTTGAGCTCAGGCTAATATCTCCTTTCCCTGAGGCAGATTTTAGCAAGTTGGGCCAAGAGCCTAAAGGAAAAGTAATGATAAGTTATAAGAGACATTAG